CGTCTTGCCCGTAGTGAGTACACTGCTCTGCTGTGTGCGTGGTTCGAATCAGTTTTGTACATCGATGGTCTCCTCATAGACGAAATGGACAAGAGGGCACTGATAAATTCTCTCGTCGAGGTTTAATGTGCACCTTAATGTTGATCAAATGCGAAAAAGAGAATAACACAATCCCCTGCTGTAAAAACCATTCTACCTTGTTTTTAGTGTATAGAATAGAGCAACAATGAGCGCATATCCTTGGTACACAAGAGTCACAGACATTGCCCACAGACTTACCGTTGTTGGTTTGGTTGGGTTCACCCTTTACATGACCGCCGGTGTTGGTTACACACTATATCAAAACGGCAAGTTAGCCGAAGAGAGAGTGGCCAAGCAAAAGGAGGCAATGGCCAAGCAAGCAGAGCTTGAAAACAATAAGGAACAGTAGGTCCTTCCTATGCCCAATCTGTTGATCTTGTATATAAACATCAATATCCATATCCATATCCATATCTATATGCTTATAATCTCCATATAAAAACTTATAAAACTTTTCGTTTCTTGGATACTTTATCCTCTGGagtttttttccttttacGTTCTTTTAAATTATGGTAGAGTCTTTTCTCCATCAATGTATCCATCCTCTTCTGAAGCTCTGCTTCATTACCGTTAATGTCGATGATATTCTGCTGGTCAAAAGGTTCATGGCACAGTGGACATCGCACTGCATTCAAATCACGCAGTACTTTGGTGTTCATAGCACAACCACAGGGCACAATATACGAAAACTGCAGCTCTTGTAGTGTAACATCATCGTCTAGCAAATCAACAACCTTGCCGGATAGTGGACAGGTAAGTTTCCCATTCTCGAGCCGGATCTTTATATCGATAACATCGTTCAAGGATTTGAACCGGCCCTTCTTTTGGAGTAATTCCCCAATTACAGCCTCTTTGCTATACAGATGTCCTCTCCAATCACTAACAATAGGTTCTTCTAATGGTTTGTTAGTAATTGGGCATTTGGTGTACATTTTCACCAATTGGGTGATTTCATTGGTTTTGGAGTTGGAAGTTCTTTTGCCAAGTTTCCCCTGCGCAACTTGCAAAATGTCTCTTCTGGATGGAATACTCCCACCATCGTTCTACGCATATGTTAGTACTCTGATCACTAGCTATTACATAATGCCGTTCTTCACACATACCCCCATCTCAAATTAGCTTTTGCTTGTTTTACTGTTTAAGGTTTACACATAAACCAGCCATGAAATTTCCTCTCGAAAATTTGGTTTATGCGATAAAAAGGTACCAGATGGCATTGCACTATGCACAAGAACGGTAGTTTGTTCAGGAACATTGTGGGAACGTCTTTTTTCGACATTCAAACATACACGCGTGTGAGGCAATGGACCCAAGCAGAGTGTTGAGAGATAGGCCAATGAGCGTGGTATCGAAAAAACCCTTTGCCGACTTGTATAGAGAGTCGACAGCTAAACATAGAGGCACCTTTGGAGGTTTTGCATCATGGTCGTTTAATAGACACACATGGCAAAAAGGTGAATTGTTGATAGAGTCAACTGGGGAAGTATTAGGGAACAGCAGGATATTATTGACTAGTGTTCACGGTTGTAAAATTACACTCATTGAGGGGGAAATGACAGTCAAGGTCAATAATGAAATTTGGTTCAGGTTTTTCGAATGGTTGAAATTTGTAGATTTTATATCTGCCCTAATATCTTGGTCCAATGCTACCATGCCGGGAATACTTTCTAAGTGGAAATCATGTGAAGGTTTACGAAACGATATACAAATGTCTT
The window above is part of the Pichia kudriavzevii chromosome 1, complete sequence genome. Proteins encoded here:
- a CDS encoding uncharacterized protein (PKUD0A07250; similar to Saccharomyces cerevisiae YML129C (COX14); ancestral locus Anc_8.868) yields the protein MSAYPWYTRVTDIAHRLTVVGLVGFTLYMTAGVGYTLYQNGKLAEERVAKQKEAMAKQAELENNKEQ
- a CDS encoding uncharacterized protein (PKUD0A07260; Pfam Domains: DUF602(4.9e-22)) yields the protein MYTKCPITNKPLEEPIVSDWRGHLYSKEAVIGELLQKKGRFKSLNDVIDIKIRLENGKLTCPLSGKVVDLLDDDVTLQELQFSYIVPCGCAMNTKVLRDLNAVRCPLCHEPFDQQNIIDINGNEAELQKRMDTLMEKRLYHNLKERKRKKTPEDKVSKKRKVL